The nucleotide sequence aatacatccctccatctctctaatagaataaaatacatccctccatctctcatccaGTAGAATAAAAtgcatccctccatctctctaatagaataaaatacatccctccatctctctaataGAATAAAATACATCCCTCCATCATCTAGTAGATTAAAATGCATCCCTCTAGTATAACAAAATACATCTCTCCTCCAATAGAATAAAgtacatccctccatctctcatctaGTAGAATACAATACATCCCTCCATCTAGTAGAATACaatacatccctccatctctcctccagtagaataaaatacatccctccatccatctctctggtagtagaataaaatacatccctccatctctcctctagcAGAATGAAATACATCCCTCCATCGCTCCTCTAGTAGAATAAaatacatccctccatccatctctggtagtagaataaaatacatccctccatctctcctctagtagaataaaatacatccctccatctctcctctagtagaataaaatacatctctccatctctcctctagtaGAATAAAATACATCTCTCCATCGCTCCTCTAGTAGAAGATTAAAATGGCTGAACTTTAAAAAGAACAGAGCTGGCTGGTGAGTGTAGGGCGGCTCATAGTAatgtgaatggaatggtatgaaaCCATGATTTTAATGTGTCGATACCATTCATTCCAGCCACCCGTGGACTTACCATCCATATTTCGTAACTGTGCTATAGTGAAGTAAGGTTCTCTGCTAGGTAGTACAGGCTGTATGCATTGCAGGTAATGCAGCAGATGTTACACAGCGAAGACAACAGTCTGTAAAGCCACAGCCGACAAGACAGACTCCTGTATCTACCGTCTGTCTCACACAGCTTGGCGTAAGCCTCCCTATTGGTAGACAGACCAATGTCCTGGCCCAATCCTTGGGCTTGCTCCATTAGATGCATGTCTTCCATTATCTCTGATGTCATCTGACCGAACCACTGGGCGTTGACCACTGCTACCGACACACACAGGAAGTATACCCcaatctacagagagagacaaagtataTCAATGTATGAAAGCAGCTGCATAGCTGATTAGAGGAATGACTCCAGATGTAATCGAGTCCCTGACAAGGTTACAGATCTGGGGGAGAATCTCAATGACATactcgtctccttctcaaaaactcattgagaaagccagaggtcccccCCCTTCGGACCTTCTCCAATGGGTTATGAGGAGAGGATTCTCCCACGGTCAGGACTCCTTGTGTACCTGTAAGGTCTCCCTGGGAGAATCTGTTGCATACTTCACGTCCTCTCCTTTTCataacccattggaggagaaggtctgaaaggagggacctctggctttctcatccaatgggttttgagaaggagatgagTATGCAATTGAAATCTTCCCTGTCATCTAGCAGGGTGGTagggtcagggttacctggaaggCCTCTCTGTCATCTAGCAGGTCTGCAGGGTGGTAGACAGCAAACAGCGTCAGGTTGAGGAAGGCACAGAGAGAGCCCAGGTGAAGGTAGAACGGAACCAGTCTGCTCTGGATCAAACCAAATGTGTGTCTGTTCAGGTGGctgtccatcacaaagcctgaTCAAAAACACACAGGAGCCCTATAGGAGTACTGTCCATCATACACCCTCTCACAGGGTTAAGGGGTTTAGAGGTCAAGGTACTTACTAGATATGCAGGTAAACCAGATCTGCATGCCCCAGTAGGTGGACAGCAGCACCAGTTGCAGCAGTTTGGCCGAGAGGCTGGGATCCCCTTCAGTGGTCATTGTCAGTCCAGCCGTCTCgttccacctctttctctctgcctggaTCCCTGTAAGCAGACACACGGTTATTCCTCTCTGACCCTGTCCCCCACTAAGTCACCAGCAGTAGCAGGTTACTGGGTGAAAGTCTAGTTTCAGAATGACAGCAATGTacaactagctagctactccaCTTAACTCTGTTTCCCTTGTAGTTATAAGAATCCGACTACATGTTAATTACATTCTCTAGTCGGAACGTGGCAATGCCACGATCAGGACAGCGCGAGATATGTCTTAGAAAACATACCTCAATCCAGTGATGGGAGATGTCAGTGTACTAATTATGGCAACTGACAAATCAGAAAGATTAAAAACGAGGAGCATTACAATGAAACCTTTCCATCGGCAAGCTAATATTAAAGCAACCAATGCTAGGCGTTGCATTGTCATGGACTCCAATGGGCTGCTATAGCATTAGCTAGCCTAGCATGCTGATGAAAAAGACAAACTAGCAGTACTTCAATCTTATCGATTCAtcagagaatgctgttcattgaccacagctcagtgttcaacaccatagtgccctccaagctcaggaccctggaactgaacacctccctctgcaactggatcctggacttcctaacaggCCGCCCCTATatagtgagggtaggcaacaacacatccgccatgctgacaaCACGCGGGCCACTCctgtgcacgactccaacatccaGTTTACTGACAacatgacggtggtaggcctgatcaccgacgacgataagacagtctatagggaaGTCAGTGacctgccaggacaacaacctctcactcaatgttacaggaaacagagggacgagcatgcccccatccacggggctgtagtggagtaggttgagagcttcaagttcctctgtgtccacatcactaaggaattaacatggtccacacaccaacaggtgtgaagaaggcacaacaaaatgcctcttccccttcaggaggctgaaaagatttggcatgggtcctcagatcctcaaaaaggtctacagctacaccattgagagcatcttgactggctgcatcaccgcttggtatggcaactgcttggcatccgactgcaaggagctacagagggtagtgtggtagagctccctgctatccaggacctctataccaggcggtataAATCCCTACAAATTGTcttagactccagccacccaaatcaTACATATGATGCTGTCCAGTCAAAAAGATTGATATTGTTGCCAccagtagcattgaatgcaagggaagcaaGCAAgcgtttggcctcccttgattaaaataagtgtcaagggaagccagtttggatttggcttcactccaaTCAATATAtaattgacagaaacaacttgcatcttgttgtgttgtcctccggtggctacctagctaaaattgtcccctttctaaattagccatggatggagatagagataggaatttggacttgtggttttaattCTATTATACTAACCCATCAATCAACATTTCCACTGGATTTGAGCACAATTTTTTTCCTCTTTAAAGTGAAAGAATTTGAAAGATTTCTCTAATAGGCTACGTTGAGGAATTGTcactcaatggatgtaaaaacagacttggtttacttgctgtttgaggtgaagaaaaacagactttgagaagctccacggtggtggtgagttaagacaatcagacatactatcagatccccaaaagGGACACATTTTATAGGACTACATTTGCGCGCAGGCCAGGTCACCTAGGATTACTTCTATCTGTAatcaggtgcgtgtccttactcaagaatggcaggagcgctccaaacaaaagacaattaatTGACAActcataaatggaatgaaataaaccaaaacttgtttctcacaagtgtagcccaGGTTGTGAGTCTGCAAATgacgtgtccactcctacaatgagaACTGTAAAATactaataatatattgaatgcataaACAGAAATTacggtaaccaaacaaacattgtagattagaaatgatGGTAACGTTAAATGTACTACTGGTAATATTGGTGTGCCATCCCCgcggcctctacaatggattagtccatccccgcggcctctacaatggattagtccatccccgcggcctctacaatggattagtccatccccgcggcctctacaatggattagtccatccccgcggcctctacaatggattagtccactgagacaggcctccacaatggattagtccactgagacaggcctccacaatggattagtccatcTCCgcggcctctacaatggattagtccatccccgcggcctctacaatggattagtccactgagacaggcctctacaatggatcagtccactgagacaggcctccacaatggatcagtccactgagacaggcctctacaatggatcagtccactgagacaggcctctacaatggattagtccactgagacaggcctccacaatggattagtccactgagacaggcctctacaatggatcagtccactgagacaggcctctacaatggattagtccactgagacaggcctccacaatggatcagtccactgagacaggcctctacaatggattagtccactgagacaggcctctacaatggatcagtccactgagacaggcctctacaatggattagtccactgagacaggcctctacaatggatcagtccactgagacaggcctccacaatggattagtccactgagacaggcctccacaatgaATTAGTCCACTCAGAGGCGTGAATCAGACATGTTTGTCACATGAGAAACCTGACTGCTCGACTAACAGCTTATTGACCAGTAggctaaatggggtcagccctacacacaacaccacagatgtctcatgttttgagagagcgtgcaattggcatgctgactgcaggaatgtccaccagatctgttgccagagaatgtattTTTAATTTCTCTACACTAAGCCGCTTCCGTtttaagagaatttggcagtacgtccaaccagtaTCACaaacacatgtaaccacgccaggacatccacatccagcttcttcacctgcgaggccagccacccggacaactgAAGAACTGTCAGAAACCCCTAaccctggagaagtgtgctcttcacagatgaatcctggtttcaactgtaccaggcagacagcgtagcgtgtatggcgtcatgtaggcgagtggtttgctgatgtcaacgttgtgaacagagtgccctatggtggcggtggggttatggtatgagcaggcataagctacagaccacGAACAaagttgcattttattgatgggaatttgaatgcacagatgccatgacaagatcctgaggcccattgtcgtgccattcatcccgacgccatcacctcatgtttcagcatgataatgcacggcaccatgtcgcaaggatgtttgggatgctttggattgacagcgtgttccagttcccgccaatatccagcaacttcgcacagccattgacgaggagtgggacaacattccacaggccacaatcaacagcctgatcaactctgtgaagatgtcacgctgcatgatgtaaatggtggtcacaccagatactgactggttttctgatccacatccaccctttaaaaaaaatctgtgaccaacagatgcatatctgtattcccagtcttgtgaaatccatagattacggcCTAATGACATtttttaaactgactgatttccttatatgaactgtaactgagtaaaatctttgaaattgttgcatgttgagttgatatattttttcatgttgcccatgaaaggaagttatgctagcgagcaagcattgtagccaggtagcctaggacaacaacaaATAAAAGCTTGACctgtatgacagagtcaaagACCTTTTAGTcaacatgacagagaggaggatggtgtttctctaccagtagggtgagtcaacatgagaggaggatggtgtttctctaccagtagggtgagtcaacatgagaggaggatggtgtttctctaccagtagggtgagtcaacatgagaggaggatggtgtttctctaccagtagggtgagtcaacatgagaggaggatggtgtttctctaccagtagggtgagtcaacatgagaggaggatggtgtttctctaccagtagggtgagtcaacatgagaggaggatggtgtttctctaccagtagggtgagtcaacatgagaggaggatggtgtttctctaccagtagggtgagtcaacatgacagagaggaggatggtgtttctctaccagtagggtgagtcaacatgagaggaggatggtgtttctctaccagtagggtgagtcaacatgagaggaggatggtgtttctctaccagtagggtgagtcaacatgagaggaggatggtgtttctctaccagtagggtgagtcaacatgacagagaggaggatggtgtttctctaccagtagggtgagtcaacatgacagagaggaggatggtgtttctctaccagtagggtgagtcaacatgagaggaggatggtgtttctctaccagtagggtgagtcaacatgagaggaggatggtgtttctctaccagtagggtgagtcaacatgagaggaggatggtgtttctctaccagtagggtgagtcaacatgacagagaggaggatggtgtttctctaccagtagggtgagtcaacatgagaggaggatggtgtttctctaccagtagggtgagtcaacatgacagagaggaggatggtgtttctctaccagtagggtgagtcaacatgacagagaggaggatggtgtttctctaccagtagggtgagtcaacatgagaggaggatggtgtttctctaccagtagggtgagtcaacatgagaggaggatggtgtttctctaccagtagggtgagtcaacatgacagagaggaggatggtgtttctctaccagtagggtgagtcaacatgagaggaggatggtgtttctctaccagtagggtgagtcaacatgagaggaggatggtgtttctctaccagtagggtgagtcaacatgacagagaggaggatggtgtttctctaccagtagggtgagtcaacatgacagagaggaggatggtgtttagcaaacacaattatcacaacacataggttgtaatatggcttgtTTCCTGgtttggcttccccagtgatatTACCCACACACCaatactgttttctctgctaccgcacagcaagcggtaccgatgcaccaagtctggaaccaacaggaccctgaacagcttctacccccaaaccataagactgctaaatagttagttaaatagctacccagactaactcttgactcatcacatagtgactttcggaaagtattcagaccccttgacctttaacacattttgttacgttacagccttaatgtAAAATTaatctgcacacacacagacccataatgacacactaccccataatgacacactaccccataatgacacaataccccataatgactaagcacaaacaggtttttataaatataAAACTTACCTTacttacataactattcagaccctatggtatgagactcaattgagcattctgtttccattgatcatccttaagatgtttctacaacttgattgtggtaaattcaattgtttggacatgatttgaaaaggcacatacctgtctatataaggtcccacagtcaacagtgtatgtcagagcaaaaaccaagaggtcgaaggaattgtccgtagagctccgatacaGGATTTTGTCAaagacagatctggggaagggtaccaaaacatctgcagcattgaaggtccccaagaacacagtggcctctgtcATCCTTAAATGAaaggagtttggaaccaccaagacacttcctagagctggccgcacggcccaactgagcaatcagggggagaagggccttgaccaagaacccgatggtcattctgacagagctcggctgtggagatggtagaaccttccagaaggacaatcatccctgcagcacttcatcaatcaggcctttatggtagagcggccagacggaaaccactcctcagtaaataggcacatgacagcccgcttggagtttgccaaaaggcacctaaagacattCAGATCATGaaaaaaaagattctctggtctgatgaaaccaagattacactctttggcctgaatgccaagcgtcatgtctggaggaaaccttccctacggtgaagcatggtggtggcagcatcatgctgtgcggatgtttttcagaggcagagactgtgagactagtcaggatcgaggcaaagctgaacagagcaaagtacagagatccttgatgaaaatctactCCAGAGTTCTCaggactgaggcgaaggttcaccttccaaacaggacaacgaacctaagcacacagccaaaacaatgcaggagtggcttcgggacaactcTCTGCATgcccttgagtagcccagccagaacctggacttgaacccgatctaacatctctggggagacctgaaaatagctgcgcagcaTTGCTtaccgtccaacctgacagagcttgagaggatcagcagagaagaatggggaaactccccaaatacaggtgtgccaagcttgtaacatcatacgcaagaaaacttgaggctgtaatcgctgccaaagatgcttcaacaaagtactgagtaatgggtctTTATCGAAATAAAACAGGGttataccttacagtgaaatgcttacttacaagcccttaaccaacaatgcagttttttaaaaaatagcaaaaaaacaacaacaaataattaacttctttggggtagggggcagtattttcacgtccggatgaaaagcgtgcccagagtaaacggcctgctactcagccataaaagctagaatatgcatattattagtagatttggatagaaaacactctgaatgatgtctgtgagtataacagaactcatatggcaggtaaaaacctgagaaaaaatccaaccaggaagtgggaaatctgaggttggtcgattttcaactcagctcctattgaagatagtgggatattggtaatgttgcacttcctaaggcttccactagatgtcaatagtctttagaaccttgtctgatgcctctactgtgaagtggggctgaatgagaggggattgagtaaggtctaccatgacctgaccatgcgcgttcatgtgagagcgagctctgttccatcgcacttctgaagacaaaggaattctccggttggtacattattgaagaattatgttaaaaacatcctaaagattgattcaatactttctcatgtttttacggactgtaatataacttttttaaacttttcgtccgtactttctgCTGGACCTGcctgcgcgtcgtgagtttggaaagtgtactgaacgctagaacaacgaggaatttggacataaatgatggacattatcgaacaaaacaaacatttattgtggaactgggattcctgggagtgcattctgatgaagatcatcaaaggtaagtgaatgtttataatgttatttctgacttctgttgactgcacaatatggctgatatatttgtgtcttgattgggctctgagcgccaactcagattattgtatggtttgctttttcagtaaagcttttttgaaatctgacaaagcggttgcattaaggagaagtgcatctaaaattccatgtttaatacttgtattttcatcaacatttataatgagtatttctgtaaatggatgtggctctctgcaaaatcaccggatgttttggaacttctgaacgtaacgcgccaatgtatattcagatttttggatataaatatgaactttaccaaacaaaacatacatgtattgtgtaacatgaagtcctatgagtgtcatctgatgaagatcatcaaaggttagtgattaattttatctatatttctgctttttgtgaatcctctctttggctggaaaaatggctgtgttattctgtgaataggcactcacctaacataatcgtttggtttgctttcgtcgtaaagcctttttgaaatcggacactgtggctggatttacaacaagtatatctttaaaatggtgtaaaatacttgtttgTTTGAGGAAATTTAATtatggcgccctgcagtttcactggctgttgaagaggtgggacgctaccgtctcacataccctagagaggttaaggagtagcagtgaaataacaatagctaggctgtcaattttttatttattttttcacctttatttaatcagataggctagttgagaacaagttctcatttgcaactgcgatgtgaaggggcaccggttagttgaggtgattgaggttatatatacacacgtgagtagagttattaaagtgacttatgcatagataataacaataGCAGCTGCGTAAAAGAATGGGGAGGGGGGGTccaatgcaagtagtctgggtagccatttgattagatgttcagtagtcttatggcttgggggtagaagctgtttagaagccttttggacctcgacttggcgctccgataccacttgccgtgcggtagcagggagaacagtctatgactagtgatgcaaccagtcaggaagctctcgatggtgcagctatagaaccttttgaggatctgaggacccatgccaaatcttttcagtctcccgaggggggaataggttttgttgtgacctcttcacaactgtcttggtgtccttggaccatgttagtttgttggtgatgtggacatcaaggaacttgaagctctcaacctgctccactgcagccccgtcgatgagaatgggggtgtgctaggtcctccttttcctgtagtccacaatcatctcctttttcttgatcacgttgagggagaggttgtccttgcaccacatggcaaggtctctgacttcctccctataggctgtctcatcgttgttggtgatcaggcctaccactgttgtgtcatcggcaaacttaatgatggtgttggagtcatgcctggccgtgcagtcatgagtgaacagggagtggcggatgtgttgttatgtgttgttacctacccttaccacctgggggcggcccgtcaggaagtccaggatccagttgcagagggaggtgtttagtcccagggtccttagctaagtgatgagatgtagtcaatgaatagcattctcacataggtgttccttttgtccaggtgtgaaagggcagtgtggagtgctattgagattgcatcatatgtggatctgttgggggcggtatgcaaagtggagtgggtctagggtttctgggataatggtgttgatgtgagccatgaccagcctttcaaagcacttcatggctacagacgtgagtgctacgggtcggtagtcatttaggtaggttaccttcgctttcttgggcacaggtactatggtggtctgcttgaaacatgttggtattacagactcagtcagggacagattgaaaatgtcagttaagacaattgccagttggtcagcgcatgctcggagtacacatcctggtaatccgtctggccctgcggccttgtgaatgttgacctgtttaaaggtcttactcacatcggctgcggagagcgtagtcacacagtcttccggaacagctggtgctctcatgcatgtttgtgTTACTTGCCTCAAGCGAGTATAAAAGTAaattagctcgtctggtaggcttgtgtcactgggcagctcttggctgtgcttccctttgtagtctaatagtttgcaagccctgccacatccgagcgtccgagccggtgtagtatgattcgatcttagtcctgtattgagggtttggctgtttgatggttcgtcggagggcatagcgggatttcttataagcttccgggttagagtcctgctccttgaaagcggtagctctaccctttagctcagtgcagatgttgcctgtaatccatggcttctggttggggtatgtacatacagtcactgtgggggggacgtcatcgatgcacttattgatgaagctttCCGCGATAtcttttccaaaggcactgtacgctgctgctactgttcatCTAtcttgttgcctagtcactttatccgtacctacagtaccagtcaaa is from Salvelinus alpinus chromosome 16, SLU_Salpinus.1, whole genome shotgun sequence and encodes:
- the LOC139541709 gene encoding transmembrane protein 205-like, whose translation is MTTEGDPSLSAKLLQLVLLSTYWGMQIWFTCISSFVMDSHLNRHTFGLIQSRLVPFYLHLGSLCAFLNLTLFAVYHPADLLDDREAFQIGVYFLCVSVAVVNAQWFGQMTSEIMEDMHLMEQAQGLGQDIGLSTNREAYAKLCETDGRYRSLSCRLWLYRLLSSLCNICCITCNAYSLYYLAENLTSL